The following are encoded together in the Elaeis guineensis chloroplast, complete genome genome:
- the psbM gene encoding photosystem II protein M: MEVNILAFIATALFILVPTAFLLIIYVKTVSQND, from the coding sequence ATGGAAGTCAATATTCTCGCATTTATTGCTACTGCACTGTTCATTCTAGTTCCTACTGCTTTTTTACTTATTATCTACGTAAAAACAGTCAGTCAAAATGATTAA
- the rpoC1 gene encoding RNA polymerase beta subunit, which produces MIDRYKHQQLRIGPVSPQQIRAWANKILPNGEIVGEVTKPYTFHYKTNKPEKDGLFCERIFGPIKSRICACGNYRVIRAEKEDPKFCEQCGVEFVDSRIRRYQMGYIKLACPVTHVWYLKRLPSYIANLLDKPLKELEGLVYCDFSFARPISKKPTFLRLRGSFEYEIQSRKYTIPLFFTTQGFETFRNREISTGAGAIREQLSDSDLRIIIDNSLVEWKELGDEGSTGNEWEDRKIRRRKDFLVRRTELAKHFIRTNVEPEWMVLCLLPVLPPELRPIIQTDGGKLMSSDINELYRRVIYRNNTLTDLLATSRSTPGELVMCQEKLVQEAVDTLLDNGIRGQPMRDGHNKVYKSFSDVIEGKEGRFRETLLGKRVDYSGRSVIVVGPSLSLHQCGLPREIAIELFQTFLIRGLIRQHVASNIGIAKSQIREKELIVWEILQEVMRGHPVLLNRAPTLHRLGIQAFQPILVEGRAICLHPLVCKGFNADFDGDQMAVHVPLSLEAQAEARLLMFSHINLLSPAIGDPISVPTQDMLIGLYVLTIRNRRGICANRHNPYNRGNYQNNTVDNNDYKYTKEKELYFSSSYDVLGAYRQKRISLDSPLWLRWRLDQRVIGSREVPIEVQYESLGTYHEIYEHYLIVGSVKKEIHCIYIRTTLGHISFYREIEEAIQGFCRAYSYAI; this is translated from the exons ATGATCGACCGGTATAAACATCAACAACTTCGAATTGGACCAGTTTCTCCTCAACAAATAAGGGCTTGGGCCAACAAAATCCTACCTAATGGAGAGATAGTTGGAGAGGTGACAAAACCCTATACTTTTCATTATAAAACCAATAAACCGGAAAAAGATGGATTGTTTTGTGAAAGAATCTTTGGACCCATAAAAAGTAGAATTTGTGCTTGTGGAAATTATCGAGTGATCAGAGCTGAAAAAGAAGACCCGAAATTTTGTGAACAATGCGGGGTGGAATTTGTTGATTCTAGGATACGAAGATATCAAATGGGATACATCAAACTCGCATGTCCAGTGACTCATGTGTGGTATTTGAAACGTCTTCCTAGTTATATCGCGAATCTTTTAGATAAACCCCTTAAAGAATTAGAAGGCCTGGTATACTGCGAT TTTTCTTTTGCTAGGCCCATATCTAAAAAACCTACTTTCTTACGATTACGAGGTTCATTCGAATATGAAATCCAATCCCGGAAATACACCATCCCACTTTTTTTTACTACTCAAGGCTTCGAGACATTTCGAAATCGAGAAATCTCTACAGGAGCAGGTGCTATCAGAGAACAATTATCCGATTCAGATTTGCGAATTATTATAGATAATTCATTGGTAGAATGGAAGGAATTAGGAGATGAGGGGTCCACTGGAAATGAATGGGAAGATAGAAAAATTAGAAGAAGAAAGGATTTTTTGGTTAGACGCACGGAATTAGCTAAACATTTTATTCGAACAAATGTAGAACCAGAATGGATGGTTTTGTGCTTATTACCAGTTCTTCCTCCCGAGTTGAGACCAATCATTCAGACAGATGGGGGTAAACTAATGAGTTCGGATATTAATGAACTCTATAGAAGAGTTATCTATCGGAACAATACTCTTACCGATCTATTAGCAACAAGTAGATCTACGCCAGGGGAATTAGTAATGTGTCAGGAGAAATTGGTACAAGAAGCCGTGGATACACTTCTTGATAATGGGATCCGGGGACAACCAATGAGGGATGGTCATAATAAAGTTTACAAGTCATTTTCAGATGTAATTGAAGGCAAAGAAGGAAGATTTCGTGAGACTCTGCTTGGTAAACGGGTCGATTATTCGGGACGTTCCGTCATTGTTGTGGGTCCTTCTCTTTCATTACATCAATGTGGATTACCTCGAGAAATAGCAATAGAGCTTTTCCAAACATTTTTAATTCGTGGTCTAATCAGACAACATGTTGCTTCTAACATAGGGATTGCTAAAAGTCAAATTCGGGAAAAAGAACTGATTGTATGGGAAATACTTCAAGAAGTTATGCGGGGGCATCCTGTATTGTTGAATAGAGCACCCACCTTGCATAGATTAGGCATACAGGCCTTCCAACCCATTTTAGTGGAGGGGCGCGCTATTTGTTTACACCCATTAGTTTGTAAGGGTTTCAATGCAGACTTTGATGGAGATCAAATGGCTGTTCATGTACCTTTATCTTTGGAAGCTCAAGCGGAGGCTCGTTTACTTATGTTTTCTCATATAAATCTCTTGTCTCCAGCTATTGGGGATCCCATTTCCGTACCAACTCAAGATATGCTTATCGGACTCTATGTATTAACGATCAGGAATCGTAGAGGTATTTGTGCAAATAGGCATAATCCATATAATCGCGGAAACTATCAAAATAATACAGTTGACAATAATGACTATAAGTATACGAAAGAGAAAGAACTGTATTTTTCTAGTTCCTATGATGTACTTGGAGCTTATCGGCAGAAACGAATCAGTTTAGATAGTCCTTTGTGGCTCCGATGGAGACTAGATCAACGTGTCATTGGCTCAAGAGAAGTTCCCATCGAAGTTCAATATGAATCTTTGGGTACTTATCATGAGATTTATGAGCACTATCTAATAGTAGGAAGTGTAAAAAAAGAAATCCATTGTATATACATTCGAACCACTCTTGGTCATATTTCTTTTTATCGAGAAATAGAAGAAGCCATACAGGGGTTTTGTCGGGCCTATTCATACGCTATCTAA
- the rpoB gene encoding RNA polymerase beta subunit: MLRNGNEGMSTIPGFSQIQFEGFCRFINQGLTEEFHKFPKIEDQEIEFKLFVETYKLVEPLIKERDAVYESLTYSSELYVPAGLIWKTGRDMQKQTVFIGNIPLMNSLGTFIVNGIYRIVINQILQSPGIYYRSELDNNGISVYTSTIISDWGGRSELEIDRKARIWARVSRKQKISILVLSSAMGSNLRKILDNVCYPEIFLSFPNDKEKKKIGSKENAILEFYQQFACVGGDPVFSESLCKELQKKFFQQRCELGRIGRRNMNRRLNLDIPQNNTFLLPRDVLAAADHLIGMKFGMGTLDDMNHLKNKRIRSVADLLQDQFGLALVRLENAVRGTICGAIRHKLIPTPQNLVTSTSLTTTYESFFGLHPLSQVLDRTNPLTQIVHGRKLSYLGPGGLTGRTASFRIRDIHPSHYGRICPIDTSEGINVGLIGSLAIHVRIGHWGSIESPFYEISQRSKEAQVVYLSPNRDEYYMVAAGNSLALNRGIQEEQVVPARYRQEFLTIAWEQIHLRSFFPFQYFSIGASLIPFIEHNDANRALMSSNMQRQAVPLSRSEKCIVGTGLERQTALDSGVSAIAEHEGKIIYTDPHKIILSSNGDTISIPLVMYQRSNKNTCMHQKPQVRRGKYIKKGQILADGAATVGGELALGKNILVAYMPWEGYNSEDAVLISERLVYEDIYTSFHIRKYEIQTHVTSQGPERITKEIPHLETHLLRNLDRNGIVMLGSWVETGDILVGKLTPQTANESSYSPEDRLLRVILGIQVSTAKETSLKLPIGGRGRVIDVRWIQKKGGSSYNPEMIRVYISQKREIKVGDKVAGRHGNKGIISKILPRQDMPYLQDGTPVDMVFNPLGVPSRMNVGQIFECSLGLAGDLLKKHYRIAPFDERYEQEASRKLVFSELYEACKQTKNPWVFEPEYPGKSRIFDGRTGDPFEQPVLIGKSYILKLIHQVDDKIHGRSSGHYALVTQQPLRGRAKQGGQRVGEMEVWALEGFGVAHILQEMLTYKSDHIRARQEVLGATIVGGTVPNPEDAPESFRLLVRELRSLALELNHFLVSEKNFQINRKEA; this comes from the coding sequence ATGCTCCGGAATGGAAATGAGGGAATGTCCACAATACCTGGATTTAGTCAGATTCAATTTGAGGGATTTTGTAGATTCATTAATCAGGGCTTGACAGAAGAATTTCATAAATTTCCAAAAATTGAAGATCAAGAAATTGAATTTAAATTATTTGTGGAAACATATAAATTGGTAGAACCCTTGATAAAAGAAAGAGATGCTGTGTATGAATCACTCACATATTCTTCTGAATTATATGTACCCGCGGGACTAATTTGGAAAACCGGTAGAGATATGCAAAAACAAACCGTTTTTATTGGAAACATTCCTCTAATGAATTCCCTAGGAACCTTTATAGTAAATGGAATATACAGAATTGTGATCAATCAAATATTGCAAAGTCCCGGTATTTACTACCGTTCAGAATTGGACAATAACGGAATTTCTGTCTATACCAGCACTATAATATCAGATTGGGGGGGAAGATCGGAATTAGAAATTGATAGAAAAGCAAGGATATGGGCCCGCGTGAGTAGGAAACAAAAAATATCTATTCTAGTTCTATCATCAGCTATGGGTTCGAATCTAAGAAAAATTCTAGATAATGTTTGTTATCCTGAAATTTTCTTGTCTTTTCCGAATGATAAGGAGAAAAAAAAGATTGGGTCAAAAGAAAATGCTATTTTGGAGTTTTATCAACAATTTGCTTGTGTAGGTGGGGATCCGGTATTTTCTGAGTCCTTATGTAAGGAATTACAAAAGAAATTTTTTCAACAAAGATGTGAATTAGGAAGGATTGGTCGACGAAATATGAACCGGAGACTGAATCTTGATATACCTCAGAACAATACATTTTTGTTACCACGAGATGTATTGGCTGCTGCGGATCATTTGATCGGAATGAAATTTGGAATGGGTACACTTGACGATATGAATCACTTGAAAAATAAACGTATTCGTTCTGTAGCAGACCTGTTACAGGATCAATTCGGATTGGCTCTTGTTCGTTTAGAAAATGCGGTTCGAGGAACTATATGTGGAGCAATCAGGCATAAATTAATACCGACTCCTCAAAATTTGGTAACTTCAACTTCATTAACAACCACTTATGAATCGTTTTTTGGCCTACACCCGTTATCTCAAGTTTTGGATCGAACTAATCCATTGACACAAATCGTTCATGGGCGAAAATTGAGTTATTTGGGTCCTGGAGGATTGACGGGGCGAACTGCTAGTTTTCGGATACGAGATATCCATCCTAGCCACTATGGACGTATTTGTCCAATTGACACGTCCGAAGGAATCAATGTTGGGCTTATTGGATCCTTAGCTATTCATGTGAGGATTGGTCATTGGGGATCTATAGAGAGTCCGTTTTATGAAATATCTCAGAGATCAAAAGAGGCACAGGTGGTTTATTTATCACCAAATAGAGATGAATATTATATGGTAGCGGCAGGAAATTCTTTGGCCCTGAATCGGGGTATTCAGGAAGAACAGGTTGTTCCAGCTCGATATCGTCAAGAATTCCTTACTATTGCATGGGAACAGATTCATCTTAGAAGCTTTTTTCCCTTCCAATATTTTTCTATTGGAGCTTCCCTCATTCCTTTTATCGAGCATAATGATGCGAATCGGGCTTTAATGAGTTCTAATATGCAGCGCCAAGCAGTCCCGCTTTCTCGGTCCGAGAAGTGCATTGTTGGAACTGGGCTGGAACGCCAAACGGCTCTAGATTCGGGGGTTTCAGCTATAGCCGAACATGAGGGAAAGATCATTTATACTGATCCTCACAAAATAATTTTATCAAGTAATGGGGACACTATAAGTATTCCATTAGTGATGTATCAACGTTCCAACAAAAATACTTGTATGCATCAAAAACCTCAGGTTCGGCGGGGTAAATACATTAAAAAGGGACAAATTTTAGCGGATGGTGCGGCTACAGTTGGTGGGGAACTCGCTTTAGGAAAAAACATATTAGTAGCTTATATGCCATGGGAAGGTTACAATTCTGAAGACGCAGTATTAATTAGCGAACGTCTGGTATATGAAGATATTTATACTTCTTTTCACATCCGGAAATATGAAATTCAGACTCATGTGACAAGCCAGGGCCCTGAAAGAATTACTAAGGAAATACCGCATCTAGAGACTCATTTACTCCGAAATTTAGACAGAAATGGAATCGTTATGCTGGGATCTTGGGTAGAAACGGGTGATATTTTAGTAGGTAAATTAACGCCTCAGACAGCGAACGAATCGTCGTATTCCCCGGAGGATAGATTATTACGAGTCATACTCGGCATTCAGGTATCCACTGCAAAAGAAACTTCTCTAAAACTACCTATAGGTGGAAGGGGTCGCGTTATTGATGTGAGATGGATCCAGAAAAAGGGGGGTTCCAGTTATAATCCAGAAATGATTCGTGTATATATTTCACAGAAACGTGAAATCAAAGTAGGTGATAAAGTAGCTGGAAGACATGGGAATAAAGGTATCATTTCAAAAATTTTGCCTAGACAAGATATGCCCTATTTGCAAGATGGGACACCTGTTGATATGGTCTTCAACCCATTAGGAGTACCCTCACGAATGAATGTGGGGCAGATATTTGAATGTTCGCTCGGATTAGCGGGGGATCTGCTAAAGAAACATTATAGAATAGCACCTTTTGATGAGAGATATGAACAAGAGGCTTCGAGAAAACTAGTGTTTTCTGAATTATATGAAGCCTGTAAGCAAACAAAAAATCCATGGGTATTTGAACCCGAGTATCCAGGAAAAAGCAGAATATTTGATGGAAGAACAGGGGATCCTTTTGAACAACCTGTTCTAATAGGAAAGTCCTATATCCTAAAATTAATTCATCAAGTTGATGATAAAATCCATGGACGTTCTAGTGGGCATTACGCACTTGTTACACAACAACCCCTTAGAGGAAGGGCCAAGCAAGGGGGCCAACGAGTAGGAGAAATGGAAGTTTGGGCTCTAGAGGGATTTGGTGTTGCTCATATTTTACAAGAGATGCTTACTTATAAATCTGATCATATTAGAGCTCGTCAAGAAGTACTTGGTGCTACAATCGTTGGAGGAACAGTACCTAACCCCGAGGATGCTCCAGAATCTTTTCGATTGCTCGTTCGAGAACTACGATCTTTGGCTCTAGAACTGAATCATTTCCTTGTATCTGAGAAGAACTTCCAGATTAATAGGAAGGAAGCTTGA
- the petN gene encoding cytochrome b6/f complex subunit VIII: MDIVSLTWAALMVVFTFSLSLVVWGRSGL, translated from the coding sequence ATGGATATAGTAAGTCTCACTTGGGCTGCTTTAATGGTAGTCTTTACATTTTCCCTCTCGCTCGTAGTATGGGGAAGAAGTGGACTCTAG
- the rpoC2 gene encoding RNA polymerase beta' subunit, translating into MAERADLVFHNKVINGTAMKRLISRLIDHFGMAYTSHILDQVKTLGFQQATATSISLGIDDLLTIPSKGWLVQDTEQQSFIFEKHHHYGNVHAVEKLRQSIEIWYATSEYLRQEMNPNFRMTDPSNPVHLMSFSGARGNASQIHQLVGMRGLMSDPQGQMIDLPIQSNLREGLSLTEYIISCYGARKGVVDTAVRTSDAGYLTRRLVEVVQHIIVRRTDCGTIRGISVSPRNGMTEKIFVQTLIGRVLADNIYMGLRCIAARNQDIGIGLVNRFITFRAQPIYIRTPFTCKSASWICQLCYGRSPTHGDLVELGEAVGIIAGQSIGEPGTQLTLRTFHTGGVFTGDTAEHVRAPSNGKIKFNEDLVYPTRTRHGHPAFLCSIDLYVTIETRDIIHNVNIPPKSLILVQNDQYVESEQVIAEIRAGTSTFRFKEKVRKHIYSESEGEMHWSTDVHHASEYTHGNVHLLPKTSHLWILAGGPCRSSIVSFSLHKDQDQMNVHSFSFEERYIFDPSMTNHRVRHKLLDTSGKKDREILDYSRPDRIISNGHWNFIYPSILQENSDFLAKKRRNRFIIPLQYDQERDKELMPCFGISIEIPINGILRRNSILAYFDDPRYRRNSSGITKYGTIEVDSIIKKEDLIEYRRAKEFSPKYQKVDRFFFILEEVHILPGSSFIMVRNNSIIGVDTQLALNTRSRVGGLVRVERKKKSIELKIFSGDIHFPGETDKISRHCGILIPPETEKKNSKKSKKLKNWIYVQRITPTKKKYFVSVRSVVTYEIADGINLATLFPRDLLQEKDNVQLRVVNYILYGNGKSIRGIYHTSIQLVRTCLVLNWDQEKNGSIEEVHASFVEVRTNDLIRDFIRIELVNSTISYTGKRYDRASSVLISDNRLDRTNINPFYSKAKIQSLTQHQGTIGIGTLLNRNNECQSLIILSSSNCSRIGPFNGSKYNNVTKESDPIIQIRDLLGPLGTIVPKIANFFSSYYLITHNHILLKKYLLLDNFKQTFQVLKYCLIDENRRIYNPDPCGNIILNPFHLNWCFLHHDYCEETSTIISLGQFICENVCLFKYESHVKKSGQILIVHVDSLVIRSAKPYLATPGATVHSHYGEILYEGDTLVTFIYEKSRSGDITQGLPKVEQILEVRSIDSISMNLERRVEGWNERIQRILGIPWGFLIGAELTIAQSRISLVNKIQKVYRSQGVQIHNRHIEIIVRQVTSKVLVSEDGMSNVFLPGELIGFLRAERAGRALDEAICYRAILLGITRASLNTQSFISEASFQETARVLAKAALRGRIDWLKGLKENVVLGGIIPVGTGFQKLVHPSRQDKNIHLEIRDILLHHRELFCSYAQNNFHETNFHETSEQSFTRFNDS; encoded by the coding sequence ATGGCAGAACGGGCTGATCTGGTCTTTCACAATAAAGTGATAAATGGAACTGCTATGAAACGACTTATTAGCAGATTAATAGATCATTTCGGAATGGCATATACATCACACATCCTGGATCAAGTAAAGACTTTGGGTTTCCAGCAAGCCACTGCTACATCTATTTCATTAGGAATTGATGATCTTTTAACAATACCTTCTAAGGGATGGTTAGTCCAAGACACTGAACAACAAAGTTTTATTTTTGAAAAACACCATCATTATGGAAATGTACATGCGGTAGAAAAATTACGTCAATCCATTGAGATATGGTATGCTACAAGTGAATATTTGAGACAAGAAATGAATCCTAATTTTCGGATGACTGATCCTTCTAATCCAGTCCATCTGATGTCCTTTTCGGGAGCTAGAGGAAATGCATCTCAGATACACCAATTAGTAGGTATGAGAGGATTAATGTCGGATCCCCAAGGACAAATGATTGATTTACCCATTCAAAGCAATTTACGCGAAGGGCTTTCTTTGACAGAATATATAATTTCCTGCTACGGAGCCCGCAAAGGAGTTGTAGATACTGCTGTACGAACATCAGATGCCGGATACCTCACGCGTAGACTTGTTGAAGTAGTTCAACACATTATTGTACGTAGAACGGATTGTGGTACTATCCGAGGTATTTCCGTGAGTCCTCGAAATGGGATGACGGAAAAAATTTTTGTCCAAACACTAATTGGTCGTGTATTAGCAGACAATATATATATGGGTCTACGATGCATTGCCGCTCGAAATCAAGATATTGGGATTGGACTTGTCAATCGATTCATAACCTTTCGGGCACAACCAATATATATTCGAACCCCCTTTACTTGCAAGAGTGCATCTTGGATCTGTCAATTATGTTATGGTCGGAGTCCCACTCACGGCGACCTGGTCGAATTGGGAGAAGCCGTAGGTATTATTGCGGGTCAATCAATTGGGGAACCAGGGACTCAACTAACATTAAGAACTTTTCATACCGGTGGAGTATTCACAGGTGATACTGCCGAACATGTACGAGCTCCTTCTAATGGAAAAATAAAATTCAATGAGGATTTGGTTTATCCCACACGTACCCGTCATGGGCATCCTGCTTTTCTATGTTCTATAGACTTGTATGTAACTATTGAGACTCGGGATATTATCCATAATGTGAATATTCCACCAAAAAGTTTGATTTTAGTTCAAAATGATCAATATGTAGAATCAGAACAAGTGATTGCTGAGATTCGTGCCGGAACGTCTACTTTTCGTTTTAAAGAGAAGGTACGAAAACATATTTATTCTGAATCAGAGGGAGAAATGCACTGGAGTACCGATGTCCACCATGCATCTGAATATACACATGGTAATGTTCATCTATTACCAAAAACAAGTCATTTATGGATATTAGCAGGAGGTCCGTGCAGATCCAGTATAGTGTCTTTTTCGCTCCACAAAGATCAAGATCAAATGAATGTTCATTCTTTTTCTTTCGAAGAAAGATATATCTTTGACCCCTCAATGACTAATCATCGAGTAAGACATAAATTGTTGGATACTTCTGGTAAAAAAGATAGGGAAATTCTTGACTATTCAAGACCTGATCGAATCATATCCAATGGTCATTGGAATTTCATATATCCTTCTATTCTCCAAGAAAATTCTGATTTCTTGGCGAAAAAACGAAGAAATAGATTCATTATCCCATTACAATATGATCAAGAACGAGATAAAGAACTAATGCCCTGTTTTGGTATTTCGATTGAAATACCCATAAATGGTATTTTACGTAGAAATAGTATTCTTGCTTATTTTGATGATCCACGATACAGAAGAAATAGTTCAGGAATTACTAAATATGGGACCATAGAGGTAGATTCAATCATAAAAAAAGAGGATTTGATTGAGTATCGAAGAGCAAAAGAATTTAGTCCGAAATACCAGAAAGTAGATCGGTTTTTTTTCATTCTCGAAGAAGTGCATATCTTACCCGGATCTTCGTTCATAATGGTCCGGAACAATAGTATCATTGGAGTAGATACACAACTCGCTTTAAATACAAGAAGCCGGGTAGGCGGATTAGTCCGAGTGGAGAGAAAAAAAAAAAGTATTGAACTGAAAATCTTTTCTGGAGATATTCATTTTCCTGGAGAAACAGATAAGATATCCAGGCACTGCGGCATTTTGATACCACCAGAGACGGAAAAAAAAAATTCTAAGAAATCAAAAAAATTGAAAAATTGGATCTATGTCCAACGGATCACACCCACCAAGAAAAAGTATTTTGTTTCGGTTCGGTCCGTAGTCACATATGAAATAGCTGATGGGATAAATTTAGCAACACTTTTCCCTCGGGATCTCTTGCAGGAAAAGGATAATGTCCAACTTAGAGTTGTCAATTATATCCTTTATGGAAATGGCAAGTCAATTCGAGGAATTTATCACACAAGTATTCAATTAGTTCGGACTTGCTTAGTATTGAATTGGGACCAAGAAAAAAATGGTTCTATAGAAGAGGTTCATGCTTCCTTTGTTGAGGTAAGGACAAATGATCTGATTCGCGATTTCATAAGAATTGAGTTAGTCAATTCCACTATTTCGTATACCGGAAAAAGGTATGATAGGGCAAGTTCCGTATTGATTTCCGATAATAGATTAGATCGCACCAATATCAATCCTTTTTATTCCAAGGCGAAGATTCAATCACTTACCCAACATCAAGGAACTATTGGTATTGGTACGTTGTTGAATCGAAATAATGAATGCCAATCTTTGATAATTTTGTCATCATCCAATTGTTCTCGAATTGGTCCATTCAATGGTTCGAAATATAACAATGTGACAAAAGAATCAGATCCCATAATCCAAATTAGGGATTTGCTGGGTCCCTTAGGGACTATTGTCCCTAAAATAGCGAATTTTTTTTCATCTTACTATTTAATAACTCATAATCATATCTTGTTAAAAAAATATTTGTTACTTGACAATTTTAAACAGACTTTCCAAGTACTTAAATACTGTTTAATAGATGAAAATAGGAGGATTTATAATCCCGATCCATGCGGTAACATAATTTTGAATCCATTCCATTTGAATTGGTGCTTTCTCCATCACGATTATTGTGAAGAGACATCTACAATAATTAGCCTTGGACAATTTATTTGCGAAAATGTATGTCTATTCAAATACGAATCACACGTAAAAAAATCTGGTCAAATTTTAATTGTTCATGTTGACTCCTTAGTTATAAGATCAGCTAAACCCTATTTGGCCACTCCAGGAGCAACTGTTCATAGCCATTATGGAGAAATACTTTACGAAGGAGATACATTAGTTACATTTATATATGAAAAATCGAGATCTGGTGACATAACGCAAGGTCTTCCAAAAGTGGAACAAATCTTAGAAGTGCGTTCGATTGATTCAATATCGATGAACCTAGAAAGGAGAGTTGAAGGTTGGAACGAACGTATACAAAGAATTCTTGGAATCCCCTGGGGATTCTTGATTGGAGCTGAGCTAACCATAGCCCAAAGTCGTATCTCTTTGGTTAATAAGATCCAAAAGGTTTATCGATCCCAGGGGGTACAGATCCATAATAGACATATAGAAATTATTGTACGTCAAGTAACATCAAAAGTGTTGGTTTCAGAAGATGGAATGTCTAATGTTTTTTTACCTGGAGAATTAATCGGCTTTTTGCGAGCGGAACGAGCAGGGCGTGCTTTGGACGAAGCGATCTGTTATCGGGCAATCTTATTGGGAATAACGAGGGCATCTCTAAATACTCAAAGTTTCATATCCGAAGCAAGTTTTCAAGAAACCGCTCGAGTTTTAGCAAAAGCTGCTCTACGAGGTCGTATTGATTGGTTGAAAGGCCTGAAAGAGAACGTTGTTCTGGGGGGGATTATACCTGTTGGTACCGGATTCCAAAAATTAGTACACCCTTCAAGGCAAGACAAGAACATTCATTTGGAAATAAGAGATATTTTGTTACACCATAGAGAATTATTTTGTTCTTACGCCCAAAACAATTTCCATGAGACAAATTTCCATGAGACATCAGAACAATCATTTACGCGATTTAATGATTCCTAA
- the psbD gene encoding photosystem II protein D2 — protein MTIALGRFTKEENDLFDIMDDWLRRDRFVFVGWSGLLLFPCAYFALGGWFTGTTFVTSWYTHGLASSYLEGCNFLTAAVSTPANSLAHSLLLLWGPEAQGDFTRWCQLGGLWTFVALHGVFGLIGFMLRQFELARSVQLRPYNAIAFSAPIAVFVSVFLIYPLGQSGWFFAPSFGVAAIFRFILFFQGFHNWTLNPFHMMGVAGVLGAALLCAIHGATVENTLFEDGDGANTFRAFNPTQAEETYSMVTANRFWSQIFGVAFSNKRWLHFFMLFVPVTGLWMSALGVVGLALNLRAYDFVSQEIRAAEDPEFETFYTKNILLNEGIRAWMAAQDQPHENLIFPEEVLPRGNAL, from the coding sequence ATGACTATAGCCCTTGGTAGATTTACCAAAGAAGAAAATGATTTATTTGATATTATGGATGATTGGTTACGGAGGGACCGTTTCGTTTTTGTAGGCTGGTCTGGCCTATTGCTCTTTCCTTGTGCTTATTTCGCTTTAGGAGGTTGGTTTACAGGTACAACTTTTGTAACTTCATGGTATACCCATGGATTGGCCAGTTCCTATTTGGAAGGTTGCAATTTCTTGACCGCTGCAGTTTCCACTCCTGCGAATAGTTTAGCACATTCCTTGTTGCTACTATGGGGCCCTGAGGCACAAGGGGATTTTACTCGTTGGTGTCAATTAGGCGGTCTGTGGACTTTTGTTGCTCTCCATGGTGTTTTCGGACTAATAGGTTTTATGTTACGTCAATTCGAACTTGCTCGATCTGTGCAATTGCGACCTTATAATGCAATCGCATTCTCTGCTCCAATTGCTGTTTTTGTTTCTGTATTCCTGATTTATCCACTGGGTCAATCTGGTTGGTTCTTTGCGCCCAGTTTTGGCGTAGCAGCTATATTTCGATTCATCCTCTTCTTCCAAGGGTTTCATAATTGGACGTTGAACCCATTTCATATGATGGGAGTTGCCGGAGTATTAGGCGCTGCTCTGCTATGCGCTATTCATGGTGCTACCGTAGAAAATACTTTATTCGAAGATGGTGACGGTGCAAATACATTCCGTGCTTTTAACCCAACTCAAGCCGAAGAGACTTATTCAATGGTCACTGCTAACCGCTTTTGGTCCCAAATCTTTGGGGTTGCTTTTTCCAATAAACGTTGGTTACATTTCTTTATGCTATTTGTACCAGTAACCGGTTTATGGATGAGTGCTCTTGGGGTAGTCGGCCTGGCTCTGAACCTCCGTGCCTATGACTTCGTTTCCCAAGAAATCCGTGCAGCGGAAGATCCTGAATTTGAGACTTTCTACACCAAAAATATCCTCTTAAACGAAGGTATTCGTGCTTGGATGGCGGCTCAGGATCAGCCTCATGAAAACCTTATATTCCCTGAGGAGGTTCTACCCCGTGGAAACGCTCTTTAA